In Zingiber officinale cultivar Zhangliang chromosome 1A, Zo_v1.1, whole genome shotgun sequence, a genomic segment contains:
- the LOC122015546 gene encoding pleckstrin homology domain-containing protein 1-like, with amino-acid sequence MAVSLWRSVFGSAALAAPGEDGGVAFWSNPERNGWLTKQGEYIKTWRRRWFVLKQGKLFWFKDSQVTRASVPRGVIPVAACLTVKGAEDVINRAFAFELSTRSETMYFIADSEKEKEEWINSIGRSIVQHSRSLADAEVVDYDSAKRTATTSSSTDAKPSNADQE; translated from the coding sequence ATGGCCGTCAGCCTGTGGCGATCTGTGTTCGGATCCGCTGCCTTAGCCGCGCCGGGGGAGGACGGCGGCGTCGCGTTCTGGTCCAACCCTGAGCGCAATGGGTGGCTGACCAAGCAGGGCGAGTACATCAAGACGTGGCGCCGCCGCTGGTTCGTCCTCAAGCAGGGAAAGCTCTTCTGGTTCAAGGATTCCCAGGTCACCCGCGCCTCCGTGCCCCGCGGCGTCATTCCCGTCGCCGCCTGCCTCACCGTCAAGGGCGCCGAGGATGTCATCAACCGCGCTTTCGCCTTCGAGCTCTCCACCCGATCCGAGACCATGTACTTCATCGCCGActccgagaaggagaaggaggagtGGATCAACTCCATCGGCCGATCCATCGTCCAGCACTCACGGTCGTTGGCCGATGCCGAGGTCGTGGACTACGACAGCGCCAAGCGTACTGCCACGACCTCGTCCTCGACTGATGCGAAGCCCTCCAACGCCGATCAAGAATAG
- the LOC122039065 gene encoding putative receptor-like protein kinase At3g47110, protein MASLQQLFHLHPDDQILFYVEVPLSLFHRLSVRSDMKLMLNDTRCRAITSAGALPDDIGDTLPYLRALGLAYNQFEGPIPASLDKAVLLEELDINSNNFSGQIPRNLGSKLPNLKQLSLGKNQLVAADPDDWDFIASMASCRQLEDLNLIENQLAGELPDSFANLSRRLNSLTLGRNGISGNFPATIRRFTNLVTLGLNKNQFTGPIPDVLGELIELESLIWYDNKFTGTIPTTLGNLTRLSELFLDGNFLTGTTPAKLGKCQNLHILDLSNNQLTSSIPLEVLSIEALSNFVDMSNNYLIGPLPQEELLRRDHSSLADLKGLKGLDLSHNNLSGPIPKFLGNYQDMENLNLSYNSFSGEMPSQGLFLNSSEFDVEGNRGICGGTAGLHLPSCPTHKSKNYWRLVLAIALPVSTLFLCIALFTAFYVVGRQLPQSNETSMFRGDQTSDQIVTYGSVYRDFLGDEQIAVKVLDLEHCGAFKAFLAECEALRKICHPNLIKILATCVSIDSMGNEFTAILFEFMPNRSLENWLHPETRDKKFHSTKRLGLVQRLNVAIEVGAALNYLHDQCDTPIIHCNLKPSNVLLDANMTARVGEFGIARFLTRSSSVYQSSSAAIKGSIGYMAPEYGMGGLVSTQTDVYSYGILLLELFTGRRPTDEEFKDGFTLQK, encoded by the exons GTGTCGAGCAATAACCTCAGCG GGGGCGCTACCCGATGACATCGGCGACACTTTGCCATACCTGCGGGCGCTCGGTTTGGCCTACAACCAATTCGAGGGCCCGATTCCGGCGTCGCTGGATAAAGCCGTGCTTCTCGAGGAACTCGACATCAACAGCAATAATTTCAGCGGGCAGATACCGCGAAATCTGGGAAGCAAACTGCCTAATTTGAAGCAGCTATCCCTCGGTAAAAACCAACTCGTGGCAGCCGACCCTGATGATTGGGATTTCATTGCCTCCATGGCGAGCTGCAGGCAGCTGGAGGACCTCAACCTCATCGAGAACCAACTCGCTGGCGAGCTCCCAGACTCCTTTGCCAATCTCTCCCGGAGGCTCAATAGTCTCACCCTCGGCAGGAACGGCATATCTGGAAACTTTCCGGCCACTATCAGGAGGTTCACTAACCTGGTGACACTGGGTTTGAACAAGAACCAGTTCACTGGCCCCATCCCGGACGTCCTTGGTGAGCTCATCGAATTGGAATCATTGATCTGGTACGACAACAAGTTTACCGGCACCATTCCGACGACGCTCGGCAACTTGACTCGGCTCAGTGAGCTCTTCCTCGACGGCAATTTCTTGACTGGCACGACACCGGCCAAGCTCGGGAAGTGCCAGAATCTACACATTTTGGACCTATCTAACAACCAGCTCACCAGCTCAATTCCACTTGAGGTTCTAAGCATCGAAGCATTGTCTAACTTCGTCGACATGTCCAACAACTACCTGATCGGGCCGCTACCGCAGGAG GAACTTCTTCGAAGGGACCATTCCTCGCTCGCCGACTTGAAGGGCCTCAAAGGCTTGGACCTCTCGCACAATAACCTGTCCGGTCCAATTCCAAAGTTCCTAGGAAATTACCAGGACATGGAGAATCTCAACCTTTCCTACAATTCTTTCTCCGGGGAAATGCCAAGTCAAGGATTATTCCTTAATTCTAGCGAGTTTGACGTCGAGGGAAATAGAGGAATCTGCGGCGGCACCGCGGGTTTGCATCTGCCTTCTTGCCCAACACACAAATCCAAGAATTATTGGCGGCTCGTGCTCGCAATAGCACTGCCGGTGTCTACTCTGTTCTTGTGTATTGCCCTCTTTACTGCGTTCTACGTGGTGGGACGACAGCTGCCGCAGAGTAACGAAACTTCCATGTTTCGTGGTGATCAGACAAGTGATCAAATAGTCAC GTATGGCTCGGTGTACAGAGACTTCCTCGGCGATGAGCAAATCGCGGTCAAGGTGCTTGACCTCGAGCACTGCGGCGCCTTCAAGGCCTTCCTCGCGGAGTGCGAAGCGCTGCGCAAAATCTGCCATCCGAACCTCATCAAGATCCTCGCCACCTGCGTCAGCATCGACTCCATGGGCAACGAATTCACAGCCATTCTGTTTGAGTTTATGCCGAACAGGAGCTTGGAGAACTGGTTACACCCCGAGACGAGGGACAAGAAGTTCCACAGTACCAAGAGGTTGGGGCTAGTGCAGAG GCTCAACGTCGCGATCGAAGTTGGCGCGGCCTTGAACTATCTCCACGACCAATGCGACACGCCGATTATCCATTGCAACTTGAAGCCCAGCAACGTGCTGCTCGACGCCAATATGACCGCTCGCGTGGGGGAGTTCGGCATCGCCAGGTTCCTCACGAGAAGCTCCAGCGTTTACCAATCTTCTTCCGCCGCCATTAAAGGTTCCATCGGCTACATGGCTCCAG AGTATGGGATGGGCGGGCTGGTATCAACGCAGACAGATGTATACAGCTACGGGATACTACTGCTGGAGTTGTTCACCGGGAGGCGGCCGACGGACGAGGAGTTCAAGGACGGCTTTACACTGCAGAAATAA